From Arachis stenosperma cultivar V10309 chromosome 2, arast.V10309.gnm1.PFL2, whole genome shotgun sequence, one genomic window encodes:
- the LOC130961851 gene encoding auxin-induced protein AUX28-like yields the protein MEKMVFEETELRLGLPGNNKKKNNEKKRGFSETESETESDENNNSDETSNTTVDLLLNLSSPKKEANKNNNNGVVAENHSSPNNNKEKNLLPSDPAKPPAKAQVVGWPPVRSYRKNMFAVQKSSTEESQKNEKNNNNGNGNGSFVKVSMDGAPYLRKVDLKNYNSYPQLSDALGKMFSSFTIGSCESEGMKDFFMNERALMDLLNNSDYVPTYEDKDGDWMLVGDVPWEMFVESCKRLRIMKGKEAIGLAPRAMEKCKNRS from the exons ATGGAGAAGATGGTGTTTGAGGAAACTGAGCTCAGGCTTGGGCTGCCAgggaacaacaagaagaagaacaatGAAAAGAAGAGAGGGTTCTCTGAGACCGAATCTGAAACTGAGAGTGATGAGAACAATAACAGTGATGAAACTTCCAACACTACCGTGGATTTGTTGCTGAATCTCTCGTCACCAAAGAAGGAAGCAAATAAGAATAACAACAATGGTGTTGTTGCTGAGAACCACTCATctcctaataataataaggagAAGAATCTTCTTCCTTCTGATCCTGCCAAGCCTCCTGCTAA GGCTCAAGTGGTGGGATGGCCACCAGTGAGGTCATACAGGAAGAACATGTTTGCAGTTCAAAAAAGCAGCACAGAAGAGAGTCagaagaatgagaagaataACAATAATGGAAATGGTAATGGAAGCTTTGTGAAGGTAAGCATGGATGGTGCACCCTACCTTCGCAAAGTGGACTTAAAGAACTACAACAGTTACCCTCAGCTCTCTGATGCCTTAGGCAAAATGTTTAGCTCTTTCACTATTG GAAGTTGTGAATCAGAAGGAATGAAGGATTTCTTCATGAATGAGAGAGCTTTGATGGATTTATTGAACAATTCTGATTATGTCCCAACTTATGAAGATAAGGATGGAGATTGGATGCTTGTCGGTGATGTTCCTTGGGA GATGTTTGTGGAATCATGCAAGCGTTTACGTATCATGAAAGGAAAAGAAGCAATTGGACTGG CACCTAGAGCCATGGAGAAATGCAAGAACAGAAGCTAG